One window from the genome of Nocardioides panaciterrulae encodes:
- a CDS encoding CDP-alcohol phosphatidyltransferase family protein produces the protein MQAPVADEPTRVNRVWTLPNLLSALRLAGVPVFLWLVLGPEADVWALGLLVLSGVTDFLDGWLARRLGQTSIVGEVLDPVADRLYILAVVVGLGLREIIPWWLVVLLPLRDLLMWGLVPLLRTRGYSALPVHFLGKAATFNLLYAFPLLLLGDGTGAAATLAKVFGWAFAIWGVGLYWWAGLLYAWQVRKLLATTEPRGRGARDG, from the coding sequence ATGCAGGCACCAGTGGCGGACGAACCGACGCGCGTGAACCGCGTGTGGACCCTGCCGAACCTGCTCAGCGCACTGCGGCTGGCGGGGGTGCCGGTGTTCCTGTGGCTCGTGCTCGGGCCGGAGGCGGACGTCTGGGCGCTGGGCCTGCTGGTGCTCTCCGGGGTCACGGACTTCCTCGACGGGTGGCTCGCGCGCCGGCTCGGGCAGACCTCGATCGTCGGGGAGGTCCTCGACCCGGTGGCAGACCGGCTCTACATCCTCGCCGTCGTGGTCGGGCTCGGGCTGCGCGAGATCATCCCGTGGTGGCTGGTCGTGCTGCTCCCGCTGCGGGACCTGCTGATGTGGGGACTGGTGCCGTTGCTGCGCACCCGCGGCTACAGCGCGCTCCCGGTGCACTTCCTTGGCAAGGCCGCCACGTTCAACCTGCTCTACGCCTTCCCGCTCCTGCTGCTCGGCGACGGCACCGGCGCCGCGGCGACCCTGGCGAAGGTGTTCGGGTGGGCGTTCGCGATCTGGGGCGTCGGCCTCTACTGGTGGGCCGGGCTGCTCTACGCCTGGCAGGTGCGCAAGCTGCTGGCCACCACCGAGCCCCGTGGACGGGGGGCGCGCGATGGCTGA